The following coding sequences are from one Gossypium hirsutum isolate 1008001.06 chromosome A12, Gossypium_hirsutum_v2.1, whole genome shotgun sequence window:
- the LOC121211026 gene encoding ATP synthase epsilon chain, chloroplastic: MTLNLCILTPNRILWDSEVKEIILSTNSRKIGVFSNHAPIAATIDIGILRIRLNDQWLTMALMGGFAKIDNNEITILVNDAEKGSDIDPQEAHQALEIAEANLRKAEGKRQTIEANLALRQARTRVEAINAIS; encoded by the coding sequence ATGACCTTAAATCTTTGCATACTTACCCCTAATCGAATTCTTTGGGATTCAGAAGTGAAAGAAATCATTTTATCTACTAATAGCAGGAAAATTGGCGTATTTTCAAATCACGCGCCTATTGCCGCAACTATAGATATAGGTATTTTGAGAATACGCCTTAACGACCAATGGTTAACAATGGCTCTGATGGGTGGTTTTGCTAAAATAGACAATAATGAAATCACTATTTTAGTAAATGATGCGGAGAAGGGTAGTGACATTGATCCACAAGAAGCTCATCAAGCTCTTGAAATAGCGGAAGCTAACTTGAGGAAAGCTGAAGGCAAGAGGCAAACAATTGAGGCAAATCTAGCTCTTAGACAGGCTAGGACACGAGTCGAGGCTATCAACGCGATTTCGTAA